A window of the Anthonomus grandis grandis chromosome 9, icAntGran1.3, whole genome shotgun sequence genome harbors these coding sequences:
- the LOC126740458 gene encoding dnaJ homolog subfamily C member 30, mitochondrial-like, whose product MNYKLTMFMLVQARRLSRSAALHQKNHYNSLGIGKTATQAEIKNAYYNLSKVYHPDKNQGHTSEQRDAHSQKFQDISEAYEVLGNITTRKLYDKGFLSNEPSQGPAGETTPDDPLHRFYKSREMRSRPPPPSPRQTVYNFDEWSRMHYSESVKRATDLKNRRAARAAEMQLHKEAVQEEKCFFAMLGIFCLLASIYEFSNWIQHIYNQIKENKYPFHEPLNKFTPDDDKK is encoded by the exons ATGAACTACAAATTGACAATGTTTATGCTTGTTCAAGCAAGAAGATTGAGTAGAAGTGCAGCACTACATCAAAAAAACCACTATAACTCACTAGGAATTGGAAAGACAGCCACACAAGCCGAgataaaaaatgcttattacAACTTGTCAAAGGTATATCATCCTGACAAAAACCAGGGACATACATCAGAACAGAGAGATGCACATTCACAAAAGTTCCAAGATATTTCTGAGGCCTATGAAGTTCTGGGAAATATTACAACTAGAAAGCTTTATGATAAAG GATTTCTGAGTAATGAGCCATCACAAGGACCTGCTGGGGAAACAACCCCAGACGACCCCCTTCACAGATTCTATAAATCCAGAGAAATGCGTAGCAGACCCCCACCACCATCACCTAGACAAACAGTGTACAACTTTGATGAATGGTCAAGAATGCACTACTCTGAATCTGTAAAAAGAGCAACTGACCTAAAAAATCGAAGGGCGGCCCGAGCTGCTGAAATGCAATTACACAAAGAAGCAGTACAAGAGGAGAAATGCTTTTTTGCCATGCTTGGAATTTTTTGCTTAT tgGCATCAATATACGAGTTCAGCAATTGGATTCAGCATATTTACAACCAAATTAAAGAGAATAAGTATCCTTTTCATGAACCTTTAAACAAATTCACACCTGATGACGACAAGAAGTAG
- the LOC126740457 gene encoding regucalcin-like: MAPKIERIAEIPQLVLGEGPHWDPESQSLLFVDILEKTAYKFIPSTGYLSKVVFDKPISVIIPVRGKKDQYLVTLQRDIAIINWDGKSEKPSKIEVLAEVDVGTENRINDGKCDPRGRFFGGSMGPEPEVGHFTLEAGSFYSYAKGKLEKHAEKIGISNGLTWNPALKKMYYIDSLAYTIDSFDYDIETGKISNRTPFFSSKNVGIEGIFDGMTIDKDGNLWVAIFNGSKVIKVDPTKPDTLLQQIDIPAKQVTSVAWGGIDLDILYVISASMTIDGEVLSPPNHGALYRVSGLGTKGLPMAPFEL; the protein is encoded by the exons atggctccaaaaattgaaagaataGCCGAAATCCCTCAGCTGGTACTTGGGGAAGGACCGCATTGGGATCCGGAAAGTCAGAGTTTGTTATTTGTAGATATTTTAGAGAAGACCGCATATAAATTCATTCCATCTACGGGGTACCTATCGAAAGTTGTGTTCG ACAAACCGATATCTGTCATTATTCCTGTTAGAGGTAAGAAAGATCAATACTTAGTAACCCTGCAAAGGGatattgctattataaattgGGATGGTAAATCAGAAAAGCCTTCCAAAATTGAAGTTCTTGCTGAAGTTGATGTAGGTACTGAAAACAGAATAAATGATGGCAAGTGTGATCCACGAGGAAGATTTTTTGgtg GTTCCATGGGTCCAGAGCCTGAAGTTGGTCATTTTACTTTGGAAGCAGGATCTTTTTACTCATATGCTAAAGGAAAGTTAGAAAAACATGCagagaaaattggaatttcAAATGGATTGACATGGAATCCAGCgctgaaaaaaatgtattatatcgACAGTTTGGCATACACAATTGATTCATTTGATTACGATATTGAGACGGGAAAAATTT ctaATCGAACACCATTTTTCAGTAGCAAAAACGTAGGAATAGAAGGTATTTTTGATGGTATGACCATCGATAAGGATGGAAATTTGTGGGTTGCTATCTTTAATGGGTCTAAAGTTATTAAAGTTGATCCTACAAAACCCGATACTTTATTGCAACAAATAGATATTCCTGCCAAACAA GTAACTTCTGTAGCTTGGGGTGGCATCGACCTAGACATCTTATATGTTATATCAGCCAGTATGACAATAGATGGAGAAGTTTTGTCCCCTCCTAACCATGGTGCTCTTTATAGAGTGTCAGGTCTGGGTACCAAAGGATTACCTATGGCACCGTTCGaactttga